The Pirellulales bacterium genome includes a window with the following:
- a CDS encoding PEP-CTERM sorting domain-containing protein, whose product MKKFSMLAMAVVVLGLTTGKSLASPTAVSLTLTNSTLLLTVDALSAITASIGFNPTGTQNIVLDDCDPLATSMQFTGGQINLADQTLNLNLGALGVIRAGFFNTSMNALNSTLSVPLTYTGGVWNYSFDPGDTTAGNVVSSSINQGLLTYAGSGAIALLLGSGTLDFSTDPVNAEIPSLGQIGTLTQTLLGSGGGSTTYGVLLSAPLSIFTSIDSDLGINATLQGVIQATGSYVCVPEPSTLVLLGVAAAGVLPLVRRAKRNRKA is encoded by the coding sequence ATGAAGAAGTTTTCGATGCTTGCGATGGCTGTAGTGGTGTTGGGCTTGACGACTGGCAAGTCGCTCGCTAGCCCCACTGCGGTCTCGCTGACTCTCACCAATTCGACCCTGCTGCTGACGGTTGACGCCCTGAGCGCGATCACCGCGTCGATCGGCTTCAACCCGACCGGCACGCAGAACATCGTCCTCGATGACTGCGATCCACTCGCCACGTCGATGCAGTTCACCGGCGGCCAAATCAACCTGGCCGATCAAACGCTCAATCTGAACCTCGGCGCGCTCGGTGTGATTCGCGCCGGGTTTTTCAATACCAGCATGAACGCCCTGAACAGCACCCTCAGCGTGCCGCTGACCTATACGGGCGGTGTGTGGAACTACTCGTTCGACCCGGGTGACACCACGGCCGGGAACGTTGTCAGCAGCTCGATCAATCAGGGTCTGCTGACCTACGCCGGCTCGGGCGCCATCGCGCTGCTGCTCGGCTCGGGCACGTTGGATTTCTCCACCGACCCGGTCAATGCCGAGATCCCGTCGCTGGGCCAGATTGGCACGCTCACCCAGACGTTGCTGGGCAGCGGCGGTGGTTCGACCACCTACGGCGTCTTGCTCTCGGCTCCGCTGTCGATCTTCACCTCGATTGACTCGGACCTCGGCATCAACGCCACGCTGCAAGGCGTGATCCAGGCGACCGGTAGCTACGTCTGCGTGCCGGAACCCTCGACGTTGGTGCTGCTCGGTGTCGCCGCGGCCGGCGTGCTGCCGCTCGTGCGGCGTGCCAAGCGCAACCGGAAAGCCTAA
- a CDS encoding PEP-CTERM sorting domain-containing protein (PEP-CTERM proteins occur, often in large numbers, in the proteomes of bacteria that also encode an exosortase, a predicted intramembrane cysteine proteinase. The presence of a PEP-CTERM domain at a protein's C-terminus predicts cleavage within the sorting domain, followed by covalent anchoring to some some component of the (usually Gram-negative) cell surface. Many PEP-CTERM proteins exhibit an unusual sequence composition that includes large numbers of potential glycosylation sites. Expression of one such protein has been shown restore the ability of a bacterium to form floc, a type of biofilm.), with the protein MFCILRSSLPLLLVLCSASCCIAAPVSTTLTLVPGSNLTLTVRLLGSISTSVNVPASGTQNLTLDSCDPLATTLSFDGGQLFADDNSFTFDLGALGSASASLIDVTLAALNTPGQIPLSYSGGTWNYQFDPADSTNSNTYSGVNGGLLTYQGSGPIALLLGSGTLDFSSDPLYFELPQGGELATLNQTLLGTSGGASTYGLTLTLPLSVNAQIVVPGLGVDAYFSGTIGATGSYVCVPEPSTVVLLAAALAGFLPLARRVVVKRSTDIDGPRAEPGERP; encoded by the coding sequence ATGTTTTGCATCTTGCGCTCGTCATTGCCGCTACTGCTCGTATTGTGCTCTGCGTCTTGCTGCATCGCCGCGCCGGTTTCCACCACGTTGACCCTCGTGCCCGGCAGCAATTTGACCCTGACGGTGCGTTTGCTCGGATCGATCTCGACGAGTGTCAATGTGCCGGCTTCTGGCACGCAGAACCTGACGCTCGACAGTTGCGATCCGCTAGCGACGACGCTCTCGTTCGACGGCGGGCAACTGTTCGCCGACGACAATTCGTTCACTTTCGACCTGGGAGCACTGGGTTCGGCCAGCGCATCGCTGATCGACGTCACCTTGGCTGCCCTCAACACCCCGGGCCAGATCCCGCTCAGTTACTCCGGTGGTACCTGGAACTACCAGTTCGATCCGGCTGATTCGACGAATTCCAATACCTATAGTGGCGTCAATGGCGGATTGTTGACCTATCAAGGGTCGGGACCCATCGCGCTGTTGCTCGGTTCAGGCACGCTCGATTTCTCCTCCGATCCGCTGTACTTCGAGCTGCCGCAGGGCGGAGAATTGGCGACGCTCAACCAGACCTTGCTCGGCACCTCGGGTGGCGCGTCGACTTACGGTTTGACGCTCACGCTGCCGCTATCGGTCAATGCTCAGATCGTCGTCCCGGGGCTGGGCGTCGATGCGTACTTCTCCGGCACGATCGGCGCGACGGGGTCGTACGTCTGCGTGCCGGAACCTTCGACCGTCGTGCTCTTGGCCGCGGCTCTGGCGGGTTTCCTGCCGCTGGCCCGGCGCGTCGTTGTGAAACGATCCACCGACATCGACGGCCCGCGCGCCGAACCAGGTGAACGGCCATGA
- a CDS encoding PEP-CTERM sorting domain-containing protein, translating into MKRWHWIGCCLCIAFAAPAQAAPLAASLTVPNSTLLLSVDALGAITATANLSLTGTQGIELNDDFPVATKLTLGGGSLAIADNSLTLDLGALGSIGAGLVGAVISGFRSDGQLPLQFTGVDSFAFDPGDDTDPTETILDVGLLTYQGTGPFGSLLGDGTIDFSSYGARFLLYSIGPLGTLTRSVVGTSGGMTTYGLALAAPISTERIQLDDPAPDGIFIQLQGMLFATGTYVVAVPEPSTICLVGLGLLALIPFVRRPRPRSGRPRR; encoded by the coding sequence ATGAAACGCTGGCATTGGATCGGCTGTTGCTTGTGCATCGCCTTTGCGGCACCCGCCCAGGCGGCCCCGCTGGCGGCCAGTTTGACCGTGCCGAATTCGACGCTGTTGCTTTCGGTCGACGCCTTGGGTGCGATCACGGCGACGGCGAACCTCAGCCTGACCGGCACGCAAGGGATCGAGCTGAACGACGATTTTCCCGTGGCGACGAAATTGACGCTGGGCGGCGGCAGCCTCGCGATTGCCGATAATTCGCTGACGCTCGACCTCGGTGCCCTCGGCTCGATCGGTGCAGGGCTCGTCGGCGCGGTGATCTCGGGGTTCCGCTCCGACGGGCAACTGCCGCTGCAGTTCACGGGTGTCGACAGCTTTGCCTTCGACCCAGGCGACGACACCGATCCGACCGAAACGATTCTGGACGTGGGACTGTTGACCTATCAGGGAACAGGACCGTTCGGCTCGCTGCTCGGCGACGGCACGATCGATTTTTCAAGTTATGGGGCCCGGTTTCTCCTGTATTCGATCGGCCCTTTGGGCACGCTGACCCGCTCGGTGGTCGGGACGAGCGGCGGGATGACGACCTATGGGCTGGCACTCGCCGCGCCCATCTCGACGGAGCGCATCCAACTCGATGATCCCGCTCCGGATGGCATCTTCATCCAACTGCAAGGCATGCTCTTCGCGACGGGCACCTACGTGGTCGCCGTGCCGGAGCCCTCGACAATCTGCCTGGTGGGCCTGGGCTTGCTCGCGCTAATTCCGTTCGTGCGACGACCCAGGCCACGTAGCGGCCGGCCGCGTCGATAA
- a CDS encoding DUF1501 domain-containing protein has product MHARHQQLSAATQAMTRRWFFERCALGLGTMALSSLLNEGAAGPAQAAPVTGADPLLPRPPHFAPKAKRVIYLFMAGAPSHLELFDYKPALEKYNGQLPPPELLKGYRAAFINPQSALLAPKFKFARHGQCGAEVSELLPHLAEVVDELAIVRSMATDAFNHAPGQIFMNTGSQQFGRPSMGAWVTYGLGSESRELPGFVVLNSAKKGTSGGASNWGCGFLPTVFQGVPFRNQGDPILFLSNPPGFDAEMQRESLDALRALNERRLDVVGDPEIATRINAFELAYKMQSSAPELMDISQETQATLDLYGATPGEPSFANNCLLARRLIERGVRFVQLFHEAWDHHGGLTAGLKEQCGLTDRPAAALIKDLRQRGLLDETLVIWGGEFGRTPMVQGGNDGRDHHPNAFSMWLAGGGVKPGLTLGASDDFGFNAVTDRVHVHDLHATLLHLLGLEHTQLTYRFQGRDFRLTDVHGELVTKLLA; this is encoded by the coding sequence ATGCACGCGCGCCACCAGCAGCTTTCCGCCGCCACACAGGCCATGACCCGGCGCTGGTTCTTCGAACGCTGCGCCCTGGGCCTGGGCACGATGGCGTTGTCGTCGCTGTTGAACGAAGGCGCTGCCGGACCTGCGCAGGCCGCGCCCGTGACGGGCGCCGATCCTCTGCTCCCGCGCCCGCCGCATTTCGCCCCCAAGGCCAAGCGCGTCATCTATCTCTTCATGGCCGGGGCACCGAGCCATCTGGAGCTGTTCGACTACAAGCCCGCGCTCGAGAAGTACAACGGCCAATTGCCTCCGCCCGAGTTGCTCAAGGGTTATCGAGCCGCGTTTATCAATCCGCAGTCGGCGTTGCTGGCCCCCAAGTTCAAGTTTGCCCGGCATGGCCAATGCGGTGCCGAGGTTTCGGAGCTGTTGCCGCATCTGGCCGAAGTGGTCGACGAGCTGGCCATCGTGCGCTCGATGGCCACGGATGCGTTCAACCACGCGCCGGGCCAGATCTTCATGAACACCGGTTCGCAGCAGTTTGGCCGACCCAGCATGGGCGCCTGGGTCACCTATGGCCTAGGCAGCGAATCGCGCGAGCTGCCGGGCTTCGTCGTGCTCAACTCGGCCAAAAAAGGCACCAGCGGCGGCGCGTCGAACTGGGGTTGCGGCTTCTTGCCGACCGTCTTTCAGGGCGTCCCGTTTCGCAATCAGGGCGACCCGATCTTGTTCCTCTCGAACCCGCCGGGCTTCGATGCCGAGATGCAGCGCGAGTCGCTCGACGCGTTGCGCGCGCTCAACGAGCGGCGACTCGACGTCGTCGGCGATCCGGAAATCGCGACGCGGATCAACGCCTTCGAACTGGCCTACAAGATGCAATCGAGCGCGCCGGAGCTGATGGACATCTCGCAAGAGACGCAGGCCACGCTCGACTTGTACGGCGCGACGCCCGGCGAGCCGTCGTTCGCCAACAATTGCCTGCTCGCCCGGCGGTTGATCGAGCGCGGCGTGCGATTTGTCCAGTTGTTCCACGAGGCCTGGGACCATCACGGCGGCCTCACCGCCGGTCTCAAGGAGCAATGCGGCCTGACCGATCGCCCCGCTGCGGCCCTAATCAAGGATCTGCGGCAGCGCGGGCTGTTGGACGAGACGCTGGTGATCTGGGGCGGCGAGTTCGGCCGCACACCGATGGTCCAAGGCGGCAACGATGGCCGCGACCATCATCCCAACGCTTTCTCCATGTGGCTGGCCGGCGGCGGCGTGAAGCCGGGCTTGACGCTCGGCGCCAGCGACGACTTCGGCTTCAATGCCGTGACCGACCGCGTGCACGTGCACGATCTGCACGCCACGCTGCTGCATCTGCTCGGTCTGGAACACACCCAGTTGACCTATCGCTTCCAGGGCCGCGACTTCCGCCTGACCGACGTCCACGGCGAGCTGGTCACGAAGCTCTTGGCGTAG
- a CDS encoding DUF1553 domain-containing protein: MKTVSRLYRVSLVLRPALCAAAIVLGSLTGLRAAEPAATDAQTPATERIDYAAQIQPLLAAHCYKCHGPQKQESGLRLDQKAAALNHPEAVYGPAIVPGKSAESVLIQAVSGTHADLERMPPGSEPLSEAQIALLKGWIDQGATWPDDPQAALIDRAKHHWAFQAPVRPEPPAVQRGDWARGELDQFVLARLESEGLAPSPEADRTTLLRRLSLDLIGLPPTIAEVDAFVADSRPDAYEMQVERLLASPHYGERWGRHWLDAARYADSDGYEKDKSRNVWFFRDWVVGAFNRDLPYDQFIIEQLAGDQLPDATQDQIVATGFLRNSMLNEEGGVDPEQFRMDAMFDRMDCIGKSILGLTIQCGQCHSHKYDPFSQEEYYRLFAFLNNDHEPTQVVYTADELQQIAGLTSDMRSIENSLRERVGDWETQLDAWAAETAAADVDWTVLAPQDYSELGGGAKLSLLADQSMLCAGYAPTHCTFQVTGDVPLLRVTGVRLETLRNPNLPCGGPGRSFKGTFGLTEIKVEVIDAAAPDQRREVKLAAAVADYNQPESPLEPNFDDRSGKSRVVGPVGMAIDGNNETAWGIDAGPGRRNQDRVAVFQFAEPVDLPAGGQIVVKLVQNHGGWNSDDHQNNLLGCFRVSITSAADPASRVLPLAVSEALHTPQARRSPTQAAALFSYWRTQTPQFEDANHQIESLWQQWPAGATSLVLQTRPEARMTRMLTRGDFLRPGKPVDAGVPAFLHALPDDAPPTRLTLARWLVDRRSPTTARVFVNRVWQAYFGTGLVSTPEDFGVQGERPSHPELLDWLACEFMDRGWSIKQLHRTIVSSATYRQASRVTPELREKDPFNRLLARASRVRAEGEIVHDIALAASGLLNPAQGGPSVYPPLPTSVLALSYGPMTWNSETGANRYRRALYTFRRRSIPFPALQNFDTPNGDFSCVRRTRSNTPLQALTTLNETIFIEAAQALARQTLVAGGSDDAQRITYAFRRCVSRAPESGELNMLLTLLERQERRIADGWANPWLIATGSDHRPDDLPPGATPTRLGAYTVVARVLLNLDETITRE; encoded by the coding sequence ATGAAAACCGTCTCGCGTTTGTACCGGGTTTCGCTTGTCCTTCGGCCGGCGCTCTGCGCGGCAGCGATCGTGCTTGGCAGTCTGACGGGGCTTCGCGCGGCAGAGCCTGCCGCGACGGATGCTCAAACCCCGGCCACAGAGCGGATCGACTACGCCGCGCAGATTCAACCCCTGCTGGCGGCACACTGCTACAAGTGTCACGGCCCGCAAAAGCAGGAGTCGGGCCTGCGGCTCGATCAAAAGGCTGCCGCGCTCAATCACCCGGAGGCTGTTTATGGGCCTGCGATCGTGCCCGGCAAGAGTGCCGAGAGCGTCTTGATTCAAGCCGTCAGCGGCACGCACGCCGATCTGGAACGCATGCCGCCCGGCTCCGAACCGTTGAGCGAGGCGCAGATTGCCCTGCTCAAAGGTTGGATCGATCAGGGTGCCACCTGGCCCGACGATCCACAGGCCGCACTCATCGATCGCGCGAAGCACCATTGGGCCTTTCAAGCGCCGGTGCGTCCTGAGCCGCCTGCCGTGCAACGAGGCGACTGGGCCCGTGGCGAACTCGATCAGTTCGTGCTGGCGCGGTTGGAAAGCGAGGGGCTCGCGCCCTCGCCCGAGGCCGATCGCACGACGCTGTTGCGACGGTTGAGCCTCGATCTGATCGGGCTGCCGCCGACGATCGCCGAAGTCGATGCCTTCGTCGCCGATTCGCGGCCCGACGCCTATGAAATGCAGGTCGAGCGGCTACTCGCCTCGCCGCATTACGGCGAGCGCTGGGGGCGCCATTGGCTCGATGCGGCCCGGTATGCCGATTCCGACGGCTATGAAAAGGACAAATCGCGCAACGTCTGGTTCTTCCGCGATTGGGTCGTGGGCGCGTTCAATCGCGATTTGCCCTACGACCAGTTCATCATCGAACAACTTGCCGGCGACCAATTGCCCGACGCGACGCAGGATCAGATCGTGGCCACGGGTTTCCTGCGCAACTCGATGCTCAACGAGGAAGGCGGCGTCGATCCCGAACAGTTCCGCATGGACGCGATGTTCGATCGGATGGATTGCATCGGCAAGAGCATTCTGGGCCTGACGATCCAATGCGGGCAGTGCCATTCGCACAAGTACGATCCATTTTCCCAAGAAGAGTATTACCGGCTGTTCGCCTTCCTGAACAACGATCACGAACCGACGCAGGTGGTGTACACTGCCGACGAATTGCAGCAGATCGCCGGCCTGACGAGCGACATGCGGAGTATCGAGAATTCGCTGCGCGAGCGCGTCGGCGATTGGGAAACTCAGCTTGACGCCTGGGCTGCCGAGACCGCGGCGGCCGACGTGGACTGGACGGTGCTTGCGCCCCAGGACTACTCCGAATTGGGAGGCGGGGCCAAGCTCAGCCTGCTGGCCGATCAATCGATGCTCTGCGCCGGTTACGCCCCGACGCATTGCACCTTCCAGGTGACGGGCGACGTCCCGCTGCTGCGCGTGACGGGCGTGCGGCTCGAGACGCTCCGCAATCCGAATCTGCCTTGCGGCGGGCCGGGACGCAGCTTCAAAGGCACGTTCGGCCTGACGGAGATCAAGGTTGAGGTCATCGATGCCGCGGCCCCGGACCAGCGCCGCGAAGTGAAGCTCGCCGCGGCAGTCGCCGATTACAACCAGCCGGAAAGCCCGTTGGAACCGAACTTCGACGATCGCTCGGGCAAGTCGCGTGTCGTCGGTCCGGTCGGCATGGCGATCGACGGCAACAACGAAACCGCCTGGGGCATCGACGCGGGGCCGGGGCGACGCAACCAGGATCGCGTGGCCGTATTCCAATTCGCCGAACCCGTCGATTTGCCTGCCGGTGGGCAGATCGTCGTCAAGCTCGTGCAGAACCACGGCGGCTGGAACAGCGACGATCATCAGAACAACCTGCTGGGCTGCTTTCGCGTGTCGATCACTTCGGCAGCCGATCCGGCGTCGCGGGTCCTGCCCCTGGCCGTGAGCGAGGCGCTGCACACACCGCAGGCGCGGCGCTCGCCGACGCAGGCCGCCGCGCTGTTCTCGTACTGGCGCACGCAGACGCCCCAGTTCGAGGACGCCAACCACCAGATCGAGTCGCTGTGGCAGCAATGGCCGGCCGGCGCGACGTCGCTGGTGCTCCAGACTCGCCCCGAGGCGCGGATGACGCGGATGCTCACCCGCGGCGATTTTCTCCGCCCCGGTAAACCCGTGGACGCCGGCGTGCCGGCGTTCTTGCATGCGCTGCCCGATGACGCGCCGCCGACGCGCTTGACGCTCGCGCGTTGGTTGGTCGATCGCCGCAGCCCGACCACGGCCCGGGTATTCGTCAATCGCGTCTGGCAGGCCTACTTCGGGACGGGCCTGGTGTCGACGCCGGAGGATTTCGGCGTGCAGGGCGAGCGGCCCTCGCATCCCGAACTGCTCGATTGGCTCGCCTGCGAATTCATGGATCGCGGTTGGAGCATCAAGCAACTGCATCGCACGATCGTATCGTCGGCGACCTATCGCCAGGCTTCGCGCGTTACGCCCGAGCTGCGAGAAAAGGATCCCTTCAATCGACTCCTGGCCCGCGCGTCGCGCGTGCGCGCCGAGGGCGAGATCGTGCACGACATCGCGTTGGCGGCCAGCGGTCTGCTCAATCCAGCGCAGGGTGGCCCGAGCGTCTATCCCCCGCTGCCCACCAGCGTCTTGGCGCTGAGCTACGGGCCCATGACCTGGAACTCCGAGACGGGTGCGAACCGTTATCGCCGGGCGTTGTACACGTTCCGGCGGCGCTCGATTCCCTTCCCTGCATTGCAGAACTTCGACACGCCCAACGGCGATTTCTCCTGCGTGCGGCGCACGCGCTCGAACACGCCGCTGCAGGCCCTGACGACGCTGAACGAGACGATTTTTATCGAGGCTGCCCAGGCGCTGGCCCGGCAGACCCTGGTCGCGGGCGGCAGCGACGATGCGCAGCGGATCACCTATGCGTTCCGGCGTTGCGTGAGCCGGGCGCCCGAGTCCGGCGAGTTGAACATGTTGCTGACATTGCTCGAGCGGCAAGAACGGCGAATCGCCGACGGCTGGGCCAATCCCTGGCTGATCGCCACCGGCAGCGACCACCGGCCCGACGATCTGCCACCGGGCGCGACGCCGACCCGGCTGGGCGCGTACACGGTCGTGGCCAGGGTACTGTTGAATCTCGACGAAACGATTACCCGGGAGTAA
- a CDS encoding Rieske 2Fe-2S domain-containing protein, whose amino-acid sequence MNRRSVLAALSAMMATATGALVAVPGVGYLFATAANNRGAGKTTQRVARLRDLLPDRPLRVPVIADRRDAWTRFPREAIGGVWLVRRSGEDVPAAQAQVDAFTEICPHLGCRVHHDTPNKQFVCPCHHARFRENGELVPAAELQQPNPAPRGLDALDCRLVEDPATKEWWVEVAYEKFVAGIPERIAAS is encoded by the coding sequence ATGAATCGTCGCAGCGTATTAGCGGCACTCAGCGCGATGATGGCCACGGCCACAGGGGCGCTCGTGGCGGTGCCGGGCGTGGGTTACCTGTTCGCGACCGCGGCCAACAATCGGGGCGCCGGCAAGACCACGCAACGCGTGGCGCGGCTGCGCGACCTGCTGCCCGATCGCCCGCTGCGTGTACCGGTCATCGCCGATCGCCGCGACGCCTGGACGCGCTTCCCTCGCGAGGCCATCGGCGGCGTGTGGCTCGTACGGCGCAGCGGCGAGGATGTCCCCGCGGCCCAGGCACAGGTCGACGCCTTTACGGAGATCTGCCCGCACTTGGGCTGCCGCGTGCATCACGACACGCCGAACAAGCAATTCGTCTGCCCCTGCCACCATGCCCGGTTCCGCGAGAATGGTGAGCTCGTGCCTGCAGCCGAGCTGCAGCAACCGAACCCGGCTCCGCGCGGGCTCGATGCCCTCGATTGCCGGCTGGTCGAGGACCCGGCCACCAAGGAATGGTGGGTCGAAGTGGCGTACGAAAAGTTCGTCGCTGGCATTCCGGAACGCATCGCGGCCTCGTAG
- a CDS encoding cytochrome b N-terminal domain-containing protein, with protein sequence MIGSMGDWLNERVGYRPAIAACRARLLPDGPSWWAATGSLVLWLLVVEAVTGVLLMATYSPSFTNAWASVHYIESSLGGRIIRGVHHWGTQALFVALIVHLARCLLVAAFRAPRELIWITGVLLLPLTLAFAITGNPLVATQSGVAQIEVESNIAAATPGAGPLIRRLLLGGDAVGHLTLTHLYTLHSVLLPTIVLLLCVVHFGQIYRHLVRANVPKLADPTPLPYWPYQSVRNLLVLLVVLGGLVAWAYYAGAPLTMPADPEIAHTPRPEWYVLFLFEARRYFSGTWELLPTQVFPALSLGLLLVLPWIDARLPRSVSFVFRALLLVVGLGSLAVLTGLSLARDAGDKHLQEEQAQAQTLAARARLLADAGLIPPEGAIALLRRDALTQGPVLFKTHCGSCHAHTDAAGAGLALDKPQGANLYGFGTTSWLRGLFDPAQINTPKYFGGTPHASGDMATYVEGDMATWSQQEIESVALALEAEAQLPESRPVEGTQDQIEAGRKILADDGRCAQCHKFYEAGSLGSAPDLTGYASRQWMLDLVCDPGKSRFYGDLDHNMPAFAAVEGDSPANTLSRESIGLIVDWLRRDWYRPTKAAK encoded by the coding sequence GTGATCGGCAGCATGGGCGACTGGTTGAACGAACGAGTGGGCTATCGCCCGGCGATCGCCGCGTGCCGCGCGCGACTGCTGCCCGACGGGCCCAGTTGGTGGGCAGCGACTGGCAGCCTGGTGTTGTGGCTGCTGGTTGTCGAGGCGGTGACGGGCGTGCTGTTGATGGCCACGTATAGCCCTTCGTTCACCAACGCCTGGGCCAGCGTGCACTACATCGAATCGTCGCTCGGCGGCCGCATCATCCGCGGCGTGCATCACTGGGGGACGCAAGCCCTGTTCGTGGCCTTGATCGTCCATCTGGCGCGGTGCCTGCTGGTGGCGGCATTTCGCGCGCCGCGCGAATTGATCTGGATTACCGGCGTCTTGCTGTTGCCGCTCACCTTGGCGTTCGCCATCACGGGCAACCCGCTGGTTGCCACGCAAAGCGGCGTCGCCCAAATCGAAGTCGAAAGCAATATCGCCGCCGCCACGCCCGGTGCCGGCCCGCTGATCCGCCGGCTGCTGCTGGGCGGCGACGCCGTCGGCCACCTGACGCTGACGCATTTGTACACGCTGCATAGCGTGTTGCTGCCAACGATCGTGCTGCTGCTGTGCGTGGTCCATTTCGGCCAGATCTATCGCCATCTGGTGCGGGCCAACGTACCGAAGCTGGCCGACCCGACGCCCTTGCCCTATTGGCCCTACCAATCGGTGCGCAACCTGCTGGTGCTGCTGGTGGTATTGGGCGGGCTCGTGGCCTGGGCCTACTACGCAGGCGCACCGTTGACGATGCCGGCCGATCCGGAAATCGCACATACTCCGCGGCCCGAATGGTACGTGCTGTTTCTGTTCGAGGCGCGGCGTTACTTCTCGGGGACCTGGGAACTGCTGCCGACGCAGGTCTTTCCCGCGTTGTCGCTGGGCCTGCTGCTGGTCTTGCCGTGGATCGACGCGCGGCTGCCCCGGAGCGTGAGCTTTGTGTTCCGCGCGCTGTTGCTGGTCGTTGGCCTGGGATCACTGGCCGTGCTCACCGGGCTATCGCTCGCGCGCGATGCCGGCGACAAGCATTTGCAAGAGGAGCAGGCGCAGGCCCAGACGCTTGCGGCACGCGCCCGCTTGTTAGCCGACGCGGGCCTGATTCCTCCCGAGGGGGCCATCGCGCTGTTGCGGCGCGATGCCCTCACGCAAGGTCCGGTGCTGTTCAAGACGCATTGCGGCAGTTGCCACGCGCACACCGATGCAGCCGGAGCCGGGCTGGCTCTCGACAAACCGCAGGGGGCCAACCTCTACGGTTTCGGCACGACCTCGTGGCTTCGCGGCCTGTTCGATCCTGCGCAAATCAACACCCCCAAGTACTTTGGCGGCACTCCGCACGCCTCGGGCGATATGGCCACTTATGTCGAGGGCGACATGGCGACCTGGAGCCAGCAGGAGATCGAATCCGTGGCGCTGGCCCTGGAGGCCGAAGCGCAACTGCCGGAGAGCCGCCCGGTCGAAGGTACCCAGGACCAGATCGAGGCTGGCCGGAAAATCCTGGCCGACGATGGCCGCTGCGCACAATGCCACAAGTTTTACGAAGCGGGTTCGCTGGGCTCGGCACCGGACCTGACCGGCTACGCCTCGCGGCAGTGGATGCTGGACCTGGTCTGCGACCCGGGCAAGTCGCGGTTCTACGGCGATCTCGATCACAATATGCCCGCTTTTGCCGCGGTCGAGGGCGATTCGCCCGCTAATACCCTCTCGCGCGAATCGATCGGATTGATCGTCGATTGGCTGCGTCGCGACTGGTACCGGCCAACGAAGGCGGCGAAGTAG